The Lentisphaerota bacterium nucleotide sequence CGTCGTTGCCGGCCTTGTTGATGAAGGCCGGCGGCATGTGACGGGTGTTCTTGGCGACGGCGCGGAGCGGGACGATGGTGAAGGTGACGGCATAGCGCCGACCGGGTTTGCGCGTGATCGCCACCGAGCCGCTGGTGTGCTTCCCGGAGAGGGCGGCGGCCACGGCGGTGGAGCCGACCCGCCGGGCTTCGCGCGCATCGGTCGGCGAAGCGATGCCGGGGAAGCTGCGCTGGAGGTAGCCGAAGGTGTCGGCGCGGACCCGCGAAACGCCCGCTTTCTCCTTCACAACCTGGGCCAGCAGGTCACCCAGCGCGCCGGTTCCGGATAGCTGGACGTTGCCGTGAGAGTCGGTCTCCGAGATGAATTTGGCAATAATCGGCGTGCCGTCGGCGTCGCAAATGCCTTCGGAAACCGCCACCACGCACCGCCCCACCGTCTTCATCACCCGCTGCACGTCGGCGGCGAAACGGTCGAGCGAGAAGGGGCGCTCGGGGAGGTAGATCAGGTGCGGCCCGTCGTCGGGATAGACGCGCGCCAGCGCCGATGCGGCGGTGAGGAAGCCCGCGTGACGGCCCATGATGACGTCGATCTTCACGCCGCCCAGGGCTCGGTTGTCGAGGTTGTCGCCCATGATCGCGGAAGCGACGAAGCGGGCGGCCGAGCCGAAACCGGGCGTGTGGTCGTTTGCGCGCAGGTCGTTGTCGATCGTCTTGGGGATGTGGAAGCAGGCGATGCCATAACGGGCGCGGCGGGCCTCTTCATTGATGATGTGGACCGTCTCGGCCGAGTCGTTGCCGCCGATGTAGAAGAAATAGCGGATGTCGCGGGCGTGCAGCACGCGGAAGATCGCCGCGCAGTCTTCGGGCGTCGGCTTGCGCCGCACCGATCCGAGTGCCGAGGAGGGGGTTGCGGCGACGGCCTCGAGGGTCTTGCGGCTCGGCTTGCGCAGGTCAATGAGGCGCTCCTCCAAGATCCCCTGAATGCCGTGGAGCGCCCCGTAGATCTTGCCGATGGCCGCCGCGTCACGGGCGGCGAGCACCGCGCCGACGAGGCTCTGGTTGATCACCATCGAGGGACCGCCGCTCTGGGCGATGAGCATATTGCCTGGGGTCATACGTCGCTCTCCTGTGTGAATCTCCGGGTGTGGACGAACGGGCCGCCCAGACTATAGCGCAGAGGCACGGGAACTGGCAAACGGAAAATCCACGCTTCCGAACCGGTCGGGGGTTGTGGTAAAGTTTCGGCATGGCCAGGAGCAAACAGGAGGCTGTGGGAGGCGGCGACGACGGGTCCGCAGCGGTTGAGGAGGATCTCGAGGAGTTGTCCTACGAACCGCCGTTGAAGGCGTCGTCGCAATTGCCGGTCGATGTGACCGCCCGCGATCTGCGCCGGCCGCGCGAACAGGCGGTCGCGATGGCCGTGGAGAGGGTCCTTCGGAGACTGGGGATCGAGGCGTCGCCCTGGCTCGAGCGA carries:
- a CDS encoding 6-phosphofructokinase, encoding MTPGNMLIAQSGGPSMVINQSLVGAVLAARDAAAIGKIYGALHGIQGILEERLIDLRKPSRKTLEAVAATPSSALGSVRRKPTPEDCAAIFRVLHARDIRYFFYIGGNDSAETVHIINEEARRARYGIACFHIPKTIDNDLRANDHTPGFGSAARFVASAIMGDNLDNRALGGVKIDVIMGRHAGFLTAASALARVYPDDGPHLIYLPERPFSLDRFAADVQRVMKTVGRCVVAVSEGICDADGTPIIAKFISETDSHGNVQLSGTGALGDLLAQVVKEKAGVSRVRADTFGYLQRSFPGIASPTDAREARRVGSTAVAAALSGKHTSGSVAITRKPGRRYAVTFTIVPLRAVAKNTRHMPPAFINKAGNDVTRAFLDYARPLVGPLPAIGRLT
- a CDS encoding DUF721 domain-containing protein produces the protein MARSKQEAVGGGDDGSAAVEEDLEELSYEPPLKASSQLPVDVTARDLRRPREQAVAMAVERVLRRLGIEASPWLERLAVEWPTVAGAATAAKCRPGKFHNGILYVYVRNSVDLFNIRRNDLPALDRAVRAFAGDVPVRQVRLMIG